The Amphiura filiformis chromosome 6, Afil_fr2py, whole genome shotgun sequence genome segment caaaatgcttctttaagggggttctacacccctggccaattttgtgcctatttttgtatttttctcaaaaattatagcacattggtgacaagtaagcacggccctgcaaggtgctaacacttcaaagtgttcatagttctggtcgccaGGGTTCAAATTCCCGCACAGGCATGAAATCCtccgtaatatgtatcatgttcgcttccatctagcgatcaataacctgaataaccattgtgtaattcaattcaatgcacaagctcatacacatgtggttctttgatgtcaatcgcatacaatataacccgtgatcaataatgaacgttggtcaaaagacgagcttactgaagtgaaaaattatgcacatgcagattcatcatttatgcatattgccttgaaaatcataaaaagcaactgcttgatcaacccaaatgattttattagcgttatttggctcaaaataagctaaggtgtcataaaagtgtaacacacaattatttttccagctcttttcttttggtctccaaccaggtttaaattatagtatgcacatatatcgttcataatacactaaaagaaagataagttatagaccatttacttcacaaatttaattttctagcccttgcgtacgttatatttgacagacacaattttgatgattttctgcaatcaaacaaaaatttataaagtattacataaggtattttgtggttatttaggtgtaggacctacagcaactgattgtggaaaaaaatgtgtccaaatattacaataaggaggataaattgttataaataaaatatgtgtgtctgtcaagccataacatacgcataagatgtctgtcaaatgtaacatacagaataataatttggcaaaaacagtagttcaagatgggaaattgaataaagatcacatgcagtttataaatcacatgtttaaaaacacttttataaactctaaactatcatcataatgtgaacatcaagtgatttttaatttttttaaacgtattgcgtatgttacttttgacagacacatacaaatcttatgtatgttacttagcgtacaaatgtttgacagacaacacttaacaatggattgtgtcatcaaaaagcttctcctcacaaagtgatagtgccacaaagctaggtggagctaaatgctatgtcatgtagcataattagctgtatcaccctagtttagcaggaattacagcaccgtcttgcgtatgttactatttgacagacatttcaagaaaaattttaaaattgttatatgttcaaaaagatggcagccacttacaaattgattataatatggagaaatgaagttatttacaatagatttaccctttagtttatgcttcaagtctttgtttataaaaactgagggacttcaaaatcaatcaaaagtttgacagacaatagtaacatacatgcaaggcaaacttttaaatccttttttgatctgttaacttataattcataatgcctctttctgtttttttttttgattggtttactgcaccattttgggaaacaggtcacatgaatttctataaggatccataaaaaaaattaaaagctgttgaaaaaaggcgtctcttggcatgttacaaataaaagtgtaaaaataggcatttttacagctattttttatttttttattatttagagtgaaaggattttactttaattgtgtatgctatgtctttactacctaaacttgccactaaactagcaaatattccatttctataattattattttaaaaaaaagatgtcaaaatatatggctataatatgacaccttagcatattttgagccatttctaaaccaaatttcaaaaccacaaagtgttttacctgacttttgacccagaaatgtatgaatttgatgagaaattgtgatgaaaaataatattttacaagtcagattcagaaagagaaaatctcattacacacgttaattacatcacaatccaaacatagatggttaagttcatggagaatgttacaaactgttgtatgttttgccatattgtttttctatagggaataatgttttatcgttaaaatcggacatgaaaacctatcaaaaacacaacaaaaacgtgcatcaCTAtgtgtatgcatgaaacaaattataagaattgtacagaagtgacctaacacttatgaaggctgagaaagcgcatggtctgatgctagaatcttggcaaggacaatctggtgaaataaaaaaatatgtgaccgtacagcacgaatgggcgtaaatgtcctcaattgtattctgagttacagtgtaaaatgggcatgaaggtcgtattcataggtacctcaatttggtgctacgtgtacctcatttaatgagatacacgtagcaccaaattgaaatacctatgaatatgaccttcatgcccattttacactgtaactcagaatacaattgaggacatttacgtgCTCATTCAGGCTGTaacggtcacatatatgtgattgattttgtgtgacttttgagcgttaaatgtttcaaaatttaaaatgaacaaaatgcgagtaactatgatgtcatcaacatgacaataatattcatgataaataattattgctccctaaaaaagaaatggttaacaaatggtttgaatacatcgcacgaccttatagtaactgtatctagaaatgtgtgcaagttacttgtcaattttcgccagaaacgagctttttctacggttactgcccagctcatttatagcgcgatatgggatattctttacctcgagtttactgccctctgttgacgacagggcttcgaactcttatcaaggcgatctaaggaGTGCAGGGCcgtgtaagatatgtatattataggggcaaggactacaactactgcactgaaaattcagcaactgaaggcaagtagttattgatttattgatcaaatattgattttccctcattttgactccactgtgttgaaataaaatttccagtgcagtagttgtagcccttgcccctataatatacatatcttacttgttgccaatgcgctataatttttgagaaaaatgcaaaaataggcacaaaattgggcagaggtgtagtacccccttaaagccttaatgtacgatttccgtcaaattttgattttgttattctttattcaaaatgttgaaataatattagtaataactgacgggaagggtttctgtccattttaggttgaaataacaaggtaaagtgaaagaaaccccactggttattttggccattttaacacgcagttctatgggaggattatcataatttttaaattatgataatatgtcgaactttgctctgttgagctacaaagacaacaaatttggccaattccatttagttgcaagttgggacatgtgtaaacattacaaatatgcaaaaaaatcaggtttgaaaaaaattaaccaatttcatattaaaagatcgtacattatggctttaacttactAACTCTGATCATGTCTCTCCCTGCATTTTCTGGTTCAATATACCCAATATCATATATTAATATGATATTGGGTATGATATGGTTCATTTACTGTTAGGGAACAGACCAAAAGTGCGATGACATCCTGTAAACAAAAGACCTATTGTTAGGGAGGTCAAAAAGTCTGATAATGTTTGTGAAAAAGACTAgtttaaaatatcaataaaaagtGCATCTTTTGAGGTTTGAATTTTCAGAATTTCATACTTTTGTTACAGGGAGGTAAAAGGTCTATCAGCCTCCTTTAGAACAAAAGCACTTTCGTATATGATGTCATCATTTAACTAGAATGCAACTTTTTTTcaggattttgaaaaatggagccataaaaaaatctggaaatgtaattttgtattattcaCATGAATCATTTGTGGTTAAAATCAGTGGATATATTTTAACCACAAATGATTCATATAGATGTGGTGAAGGAAGTCCTTAACCAAAAATGTCTGTGAAACAGGACAaggaaattatatttttattaatgtttttattattattatttttggttttggttgtgAAAATTTAGCAATACAAAAATTTAGATttgtacaggcatgagaattttcagtttttaaaaactgaattcagattttttttcaagtcaaaatttccgcaactttatttaatttcttttaattaGATTTCCAATTAGCATACATTTGTATTAAATGCCAGAAAACCATTTGAATCAGCTGTCAGGTGTATggataataataaaaaagctACCGTAATTAAATCTTCTGGATTGATTAAAACTTTTGCTTtttaatttcaataatatttttttaacatttgtaaGAACGTGTATGTTATGTTGCAATGTCACAGTACAAACATGTACATCCAGGTGGGTACAGCATGCACAGCAGATGCTGTTAGCCGGTTATATCATATATCATCAGACTGACCTTATTAAAAGATTCTGGCGAGTCCCCAGTCATTCGATGTGCTAGAATGGTGATCATTGAAACCTCTGATAATATTACAGTGAGCATAGATGCAGTTAGGAAGTCTAGCCAATGCATACATATATCATATTATGTTATATAAATTGAACTTgtgccaaaatgtttttgaaaaatgacagACCTTTCAAGAACATACGAGCTGTATGTAATGCGTGCtgacaaattttgatttttgcatatttttcctTCTCGTCACTTTAATTCTCAGTTCTTGAtcattttctttccatttttctttcctttttttcttgttttctggcTTTCTAGCTTGCCCTTGatcattctttctttccttccttccttccttccttccttacttacttacttacttacttacttacttacttacttacttacttacttacttcttttctttctttctttccttctttcctttctcctTTCTATCATTCATTTtcttctttctcctttcttttttcgTTCTTTCGTTATTttgtcttttctttctttctttccttttctttctttctttctttctttctttctttcttttcttctttgttgCTTTCTCTCTTGATTTCTTGCATTATTGCTTTTTATCttgcttttctttcttgctttctggCTTTCTTTCTGGCTTGCTTGCTTTCTGATTTGCTTTCTTACTTGCTTACTTTGTTGGTCATTTGCTTTCTTGCtttgcttccttccttccttccttccttccttccttctttctttccttctttccttttctttctttctttctttctatctttctttctttctttctttcttttcttctttgttgCTTTCTTGCATTATTGCTTTTTATCttgcttttctttcttgctttctttctggCTTGCTTGCTTTCTGATTTGCTTTCTTACTTGCTTGTAAACATTGTTGGTCATTTGCTTTCTTGCTTTGCTTTCTTCCTGTCTaggtttcttctttctttcttaaattctGTTTCCAATTCTTGCTGCTGGTTTTTCAAACCAGTGTAATATTTCAGTCTCAATCACTGGTAATCATATTTGTCAACAATCGTACATGGATTAACACAGTTGCTTTGTGAATCCTGACAAGTAGCTGATCAAGGGTCAAATCGTATGACAGTCAGTTGATAAATACATGCAGAGATAATGTCAACGTGGCATGCATGTAGCATTTATGCAGTTTTGGAATCATAATCATTCTTAAGATGCTATCACGTCCATGTTCTTTATACAAGTTCCCTGTTTGCTCTACATGTCAACAATTccttttaatcaaaataattaattgGAAAATCTGTTAATAACTGTTAATACAATATTATCACCCACAGTCGTAAAAGattcttaatattgtcatttattGTCATATCGTAAAAGATTCTTATCATTGTCATTTATGCAGAAATGCACACTGTTGGTTTAATTGAACAATAACTTGTTATAAAAAATACAATGTTCATCCATCGGAGCATTTGGTACGCCCACACCTCTGTCTGATGTATAGTCAACATTTTTTGTGAAAGAAAGTTTTAAAAGTAATCTTAGAACTTTGGAAGAACTTgtaaaataattacaaaacaaatGTTAGTACTCTGAATATCTTTGATGAGAAATGAAAATTAGAAGGAAAAAGCATGAAAAAGTAAACAATAAATGAATGAAGGAATGATGGTGTAAATGTAACTTTCAAGCGATTCTTAAATTTACGTCATCTGTTGCTGTGTAtcatttcagatttttgtgaGTTTGTGAGTACATCTCAACCAACACAGCTTCATCATGCCTGCTGAATACCTTCCTTTGGAGAAGAGAAAGGAGCTTGCCTCCATTGCCAAGCGCATCGTAACCCCAGGCAAGGGCATCCTGGCAGCAGATGAGAGCACAGGTAAGGACTCTTAATGAAAACTAACTATATGTGACGTGACTACACCCTGCAGATTATGATATTTGAGAATGTACAGGAACTGAATTAATGGTTagggtaccgtattcattccaataagcgcccggggcgcttaacaaagtcattctGGGTGGGCGCTTTTTTACATGGTTTGGCTAATTTTTTCCTAACAGGCGTTTATTAGAAACAAATTTACGTACATTATAAAaaggtcctgagacgttctagtagcttttctgatgcagaaaatgtattgcaagtttacacaggacttctaatcccagccatttcactgtatcgacgtctatctttcacttcaacattaatggtaccctttagcaaattgaaaataccccaggtaggcgcttattggaatgaatacggtacttgcctttagtgcacgaggtcccgggttcaattcctggcggTGGCGATttactgggatattgacttgggaaaaacctgtacatgtatctcgcagccagtttcgaaaagagtagggtattAACTGTTCCCAGCCCGTCCCAGTTTTCAAATGGACCACCAATTGGAAATGAGCTTCAataggctttcttgggttatccagggttgtcaaaacccaaacaaatcaaatcaaatcataaatCACTCCTATCTCAACCAAACTTGAGGATGCCCCCCCTGGCTTCAAAGTGCCTTAGATCAAACTCTTTGATGTGTTGGTGCTATACAAATGttatggattgattgattgattactgaccGTGCCCCATTTCCAGGTACCATGGGCAAGAGGCTTGCAGCCATCAATGTAGAGAACAACGAGGACAACAGGAGGCAGTACAGACAGCTTCTATTCAGCACCGAGGGAGTAGAAAACAACATCAGCGGTGTCATCCTGTACCACGAGACATTCTACCAGAAAGATGATAGCGGCAAGAGGTTTGTTGATGTACTCAAAGAGAAGGGCATTATCGCAGGAATTAAGGTACGGAAAtaatcaggattgtcaataatGTCGTATTCTCTGTTACCCCCCCACTTTATTAAACGCccgctattttttttttcttcatccaaactgttccataaatgttgtcaaaataccatGCGGAGCTGCATTTTGAAACATCAATTTCACAATGCCCGTGTGGCGGTAGTCGTTGTTATTGACGGTGTTTGCAGTATTTTGTAGAAATTCCGTATTATGGAGCACCGCAGCGCTGCCAGACGGCGCTAgatttgtagctgcgcccaatgaaatgcgcactgacgtcactgccacatcagggtggaaaatgctttagacacccagagatgccagttttcaggttttaacctgaattcagggTTTTTTTAGTTCAAATTcccgcgtttttatttattttcagcctgttttttggcctgcattcacacgCTTTTCAGGTTGGTTTTTGAGTGAAAATGGCTGGCATCTGTGGACACCATAACAGTCCAAAATGATGCAcatgtcattaaaaaaaattggtctCTGATACCCACTGTATCTGACTTCGCTGTCATATTCCTATATTATTCCTATGTTTCTGCAAGTGCTGGCTTGAAGCCCTGAAATTGCTTGTAAATATATTGGAACTTAATTTGACACATTCAGAAGACTTGACCActgaccagggtcttagctagccacctgtctggccggccagtttgctcctgggacgggcgaaattaatgcctttgacagatgctatattataaattgtatgttttgagaagctaattgacctttttaatagacccaatttgtagaacaaggccatatcagcacatatttgaactatttgaacccccaatgggctatagatgtctggtaaatgttttaaaggtcaaattaggacaggcaattttattcaaatgacgggcaaccctcaatttctagctaagaccctgccacTGACCAGGTGTAATAGAGCTGtatgttttatttcattccaTAATCTTGTAGGTCGATCTGGGCGTTGTTCCTTTGGCGGCTGCGAGAATGGTGAGGGCACCACACAAGGTCTTGACGGACTTTCCGAGAGGTGCGCGGAATACAAGAAGAATGGTGCCGACTTTGCCAAGTGGCGCTGCGTCCTCAAGATCTCCGACACAACGCCGTCAGTACATTGCAATGAAGGAGAATGCCAGCGTGCTGGCGAGATATGCCAGTATCTGCCAACAGGTTTGTACAGTTTCATTTCATtcactatgggctattccatttaaaatccacactacacctgtggaagatttacctaaagtcttccacagagggagtaatgagtttcaaatagaatagacaattgggtaacttccatttgaaatactcactccagttgtgggagatataggtaaagccataatacaaggggagtatgggtttcaaaatgattaaccctgagtAATTACATgtgaaaacatactccccctgtaggagatatttccaaaatcttccacagggggagtgtggatatcaatcaactggaacagcccaataaatCTTGACATGATGTGATCCAACAAGACCAAAAGGAGTTCTTTTTGATATACTGTGTCGTCTCtactcaagttgagagtaacgccatgttagaTTTTGTAGTGTCAGACTCGAATCAGTACGTTTACGTGGCTGCGTTGCCAGCGTACGGACAAGTCGCCCTTCTACTCGTGTGTATATGCCCCgtgggattaggttagcatgcGCGATTTGAATCTGCCATGAAATCCAACATGTCATTACTCTCATTTTGGAATTACTTGTCATAGTTTTGTGTTTATTTGGTAAACCAATTACGACGTCAAAATTTAGTCGATCTTGGCCGGCCCCCAGGGTATGGGAATGCCATCCTGACACAACACCGTGGAATATTGGAATTTTGATTTGACAGTACATTATTGTTGTCTTTTTACTTTTCAGAATGGTCTGGTGCCAATTGTTGAGCCAGAGGTGTTGCCTGATGGTACTCATGACTTGGCAAGGGCACAGGAAGTCACTGAACAGGTAAGCAGGAAATCACAGCCACAAATCAACAGTAATATATCCAATTAAGGATGGACTTAACCCAAGAATTATGGAAAGTTTTGGGCCTCAAAACTGCTTATATAAAAGTCCATATATTCAGATTGGCAAagacctgatgaatctatttaatcTGTGAGgtcgaatttgggcaaaaatgctctattttggagaaaatcccacccaaaaaaaaaaaaaaaaaaaatttcagacaatgcaacaaaaaaattcttgagtaaaatttgttaatttctaaacactagatataaatatctatgACTAGAccagtttttttgtttgtttgtttttcaaagatggaccaactttgagaaattttcaataaaaatgaTTGAAATATGCTGAATTtggcacaaaaaaaaatcatgaaaaagcatgatttttgcccaaatttaagCATAAACTTTGGACTATGTATCAGAAAGTGAACAATTATTTGGCTTACCAGCTTTCCCTAGGGAAGTTGATCGTCATACATGAACTAGTTTCTTTATCTCGGACATTGTAACTatctgcctattggtcaaaaagaagttttcattattaattggaccaatcagcaacattgttagaataatttcatcacgcaaaaaaattgggctgaattatttgcaaagctccattctgattggtgattaaagtgaatatatcacataattaaccaatcagaggcaatgttagatcggcaggtagtgctcaaggggttaaCCATCCATTCATCCATCCTTTCTCTAGGTACTGTCATTCCAGTACAAAGCCCTGATGGAGCATCACATTTTCCTAGAGGGCACTCTTCTCAAACCCAACATGGTTACTGCCGGACATAGCTGCACCACCAAATTCACAGCACACGATAATGCATATGCAACGGTCAAAGCCCTGCAGCGCACCGTCCCAGCAGCCGTACCAGGTAAGTACTGTAGGAAAATGATTATGCGTGAACAATTTTGGGAGTggcatgggtttttttttgcagaaTTTTCATGCATCCCAAATATTTTTGGAGGAAATGATGGTTTTTTGAAGACCAAACAAGGAGCTGCAGTCAAAACAAGTTTGGCATGGGTTTTTTTATCGTATGGTAGGAATTTCCATGTGCTGTACATGCCACTTACGTGAAATTTTACCTTTAACAGCCAGACCAAACCATGACATATCTTTTGTACACAAATCAGGGGTatgattcttcaggatttttcctaatttcagaattttttgtggccaaattttatttatgcaattttgttgattttcacccagttttggggtattttatcCCAATTTCACACTACAGGATTTCTACTACTTTTTGGATATtgcacaagctttgaatcacactcCTGTCACGTGCGCTAAGAATGGACTATAATTTATGTTCTTTTAATATGCATCTATCAGGAATAATTGCTCTGTTATGCTGTAATAATAGCCTTCCGAAATTTACTTGCTGACGGTTGCGGTCTACATACATCAGTGAACATCAAACTAGAAGCTAGGTTGGCCTCGGTGTCCAAAAAAATGACTGGCtcccatttttcatttcaaattcatttattttgtcTTACTTTCACAAGCTCTTAATTTGTGAATTTGAGGCCCCTAGTTACTCGGAAATACCTTCTAAAACCTATAAGAGCTCAAGTGATATTGCTACTGTGCGCAATCGCACTTGTGTACATGTTCATTGGGAACTTAAATGCATCAAGAATAAGTTTTAGGGAAATGTAGTAATAATCTTCTTTGTTCAGTCTCCGTAACTCTGGTCGTTTCCGTCTCTGTATTCCGTCTTGCTCTAGGTATTACCTTTTTATCCGGAGGTCAGTCGGAAGAGGATGCTTCCATCAACCTGGATGCAATCAACAAATTTGAAGGCAAGAAGCCATGGGCGTTGACATTCTCCTACGGACGTGCTCTGCAAGCCAGTGTGTTGAAGGCATGGGCTGGCAAGAAGGAGAATATAAAAGCTGGCCAAGCGGAACTCCAGAAGAGAGCCAAGGTGAGTGAAATTCTCGAGTCGAAATCACATCTAGGAGCACTGATCATCAAACTTGGCCAGTTAGATGGggggcagtgttcgaaatatgcctcaaaaagttacaggccagccgggcttgaccttaaaaagttaccggccagctggGCTGGCAACTAGAtaccagtcagaaaagttaccggccaggccaaaaagttacaggccaatggccggctgaccggccctatttcgaacgctggtggggggggggggcattcaatGCTCTTTACATATATGTGCCCAGAAAAGAGTACAAATGTGCTTGTTTTGGGGTGTACTGCATTCATTGTCACCTGTCTATGTAGTTATGATTCtaaatgttgaaattaagattccAAATTCTAAATACAGAAACATGCCTATAATTTTTGAACAACTGATGGTGTTGATGGGAACAGGGCAATCTATTTTTTCTCTTGGCAACAGGCCTACAACTATTACCTGTAGTATTTGAGTTATTCagttttcaattcaattttatcagGCAATTCAGTtattatcaggcatgagaattttcctgtttTTTGTTGTTCAAATGtccacatttttatttatttttagtccGTTTTATAGAAGAAGTTTTGTCACATTTTACGCACTTTTTCCTGATCTTTCagaatttacatgtttttaatgGAAATCAATTCTGACGCCTGAATTATATCTCACTGGACATGGCAATGGGGTTGAGGGAGGGGGAAATAGTCAATATGGGAGGAAAATCAATGCCATATGAGATTGACCAATAAATTGACATTCttagctcatgaatattaattttcTCTTGTTCTTGTCATTCTTAATAGGCTAATGGCGATGCATCAATTGGCAAGTATGCAGGTGGTGTTGCAGGAGCAGCA includes the following:
- the LOC140155538 gene encoding LOW QUALITY PROTEIN: fructose-bisphosphate aldolase A-like (The sequence of the model RefSeq protein was modified relative to this genomic sequence to represent the inferred CDS: deleted 3 bases in 2 codons) translates to MPAEYLPLEKRKELASIAKRIVTPGKGILAADESTGTMGKRLAAINVENNEDNRRQYRQLLFSTEGVENNISGVILYHETFYQKDDSGKRFVDVLKEKGIIAGIKVDLGVVPLAAANGEGTTQGLDGLSERCAEYKKNGADFAKWRCVLKISDTTPSVIAMKENASVLARYASICQQNGLVPIVEPEVLPDGTHDLARAQEVTEQVLSFQYKALMEHHIFLEGTLLKPNMVTAGHSCTTKFTAHDNAYATVKALQRTVPAAVPGITFLSGGQSEEDASINLDAINKFEGKKPWALTFSYGRALQASVLKAWAGKKENIKAGQAELQKRAKANGDASIGKYAGGVAGAATGESLYVANHSY